A region from the Ovis aries strain OAR_USU_Benz2616 breed Rambouillet chromosome 22, ARS-UI_Ramb_v3.0, whole genome shotgun sequence genome encodes:
- the LOC105601979 gene encoding elongation factor 1-alpha 1, giving the protein MGKEKTHINIVVIGHVDSGKSTTTGHLIYKCGGIDKRTIEKFEKEAAEMGKGSFKYAWVLDKLKAERERGITIDISLWKFETSKYYVTIIDAPGHRDFIKNMITGTSQADCAVLIVAAGVGEFEAGISKNGQTREHALLAYTLGVKQLIVGVNKMDSTEPPYSQKRYEEIVKEVSTYIKKIGYNPDTVAFVPISGWNGDNMLEPSANMPWFKGWKVTRKDGNASGTTLLEALDCILPPTRPTDKPLRLPLQDVYKIGGIGTVPVGRVETGVLKPGMVVTFAPVNVTTEVKSVEMHHEALSEALPGDNVGFNVKNVSVKDVRRGNVAGDSKNDPPMEAAGFTAQVIILNHPGQISAGYAPVLDCHTAHIACKFAELKEKIDRRSGKKLEDGPKFLKSGDAAIVDMVPGKPMCVESFSDYPPLGRFAVRDMRQTVAVGVIKAVDKKAAGAGKVTKSAQKAQKAK; this is encoded by the coding sequence atgggaaaggagaagaCCCACATCAACATCGTTGTCATTGGGCACGTAGATTCAGGGAAGTCTACCACGACTGGCCATCTGATCTACAAATGTGGCGGGATCGACAAGAGAACAATTGAAAAGTTCGAGAAGGAGGCTGCCGAGATGGGAAAGGGCTCCTTCAAATATGCCTGGGTCTTGGACAAACTGAAAGCTGAACGTGAGCGTGGTATTACCATTGATATCTCCCTGTGGAAGTTTGAGACCAGCAAGTACTATGTTACCATCATTGATGCCCCAGGACACAGAGACTTCATCAAAAACATGATTACAGGCACATCCCAGGCTGACTGTGCTGTCCTGATTGTTGCTGCTGGTGTTGGTGAATTTGAAGCCGGTATCTCCAAGAACGGGCAGACCCGTGAGCATGCCCTTCTGGCTTACACCCTGGGTGTGAAACAACTAATTGTTGGCGTTAACAAAATGGATTCTACTGAGCCACCGTATAGCCAGAAGAGATACGAGGAAATTGTTAAGGAAGTCAGCACCTACATTAAGAAAATTGGCTACAACCCCGACACAGTAGCATTTGTGCCAATTTCTGGCTGGAATGGTGACAACATGCTGGAGCCAAGTGCTAATATGCCATGGTTCAAGGGATGGAAAGTCACCCGTAAGGACGGCAATGCCAGTGGAACCACCCTGCTTGAAGCTCTGGATTGCATCCTGCCACCAACTCGCCCAACTGACAAACCCTTGCGTTTGCCTCTCCAGGATGTCTATAAAATTGGTGGTATTGGTACTGTACCTGTGGGTCGTGTGGAGACTGGTGTTCTCAAACCTGGCATGGTGGTCACCTTTGCTCCAGTCAATGTAACAACTGAGGTGAAGTCCGTAGAAATGCACCATGAAGCATTGAGTGAAGCCCTTCCTGGGGACAATGTGGGCTTCAATGTCAAGAACGTGTCTGTCAAAGATGTCCGTCGTGGCAATGTGGCTGGTGACAGCAAAAATGATCCACCCATGGAAGCTGCTGGCTTCACAGCTCAGGTGATTATTTTGAACCATCCAGGCCAAATCAGTGCTGGATATGCACCTGTGCTGGATTGTCACACAGCTCACATTGCTTGCAAGTTTGCTGAGCTGAAGGAGAAGATTGATCGTCGTTCTGGGAAAAAGCTGGAAGATGGCCCTAAATTCTTGAAATCTGGTGATGCTGCCATCGTTGATATGGTTCCTGGCAAGCCTATGTGTGTCGAGAGCTTTTCTGATTATCCTCCCCTGGGCCGTTTTGCTGTGCGTGACATGAGACAGACAGTCGCTGTGGGTGTCATCAAAGCAGTGGACAAGAAGGCAGCTGGAGCTGGCAAGGTCACCAAGTCTGCCCAGAAAGCTCAGAAGGCTAAATGA